A part of Streptomyces sp. DSM 40750 genomic DNA contains:
- a CDS encoding carbohydrate ABC transporter permease: MSPSHDTAAAPPVKEGGAAPARPPVESPETLRKRARLSRRWQRDVRWSPYAFVSPFFLLFVAFGMFPLIYTAWASLHTVELTAPTDMEWAGLRNYTRIFDDEFYWNAAKNTFTIGIISTVPQLMMALGIAHLLNYKLRASNFFRVVMLAPYATSIAAATLVFVLLFGRDYGMINWFLGLFGVDNIDWQNDKWYAQIAVSSIVIWRWTGYNALIYLAAMQAIPQDLYESAALDGASRWKQFLHVTLPSLRPTILFTVVVSTIGASQLFAEPLMFDANKGASGGPQHQFQTLGLYMYEQGWVNQHLGRASAIAWTMFLILIVVGIINYVISRRLRASS, encoded by the coding sequence ATCTCGCCCTCGCACGACACCGCCGCCGCGCCCCCCGTCAAGGAGGGGGGCGCGGCCCCGGCCCGTCCGCCCGTCGAGTCACCTGAGACTCTCCGAAAGCGGGCGCGACTGTCCCGCCGCTGGCAGCGGGACGTGCGCTGGAGCCCGTACGCCTTCGTCTCGCCGTTCTTCCTGCTCTTCGTCGCGTTCGGCATGTTCCCGCTGATCTACACGGCGTGGGCCTCGCTGCACACGGTGGAGCTGACCGCGCCCACCGACATGGAGTGGGCGGGGCTGCGCAACTACACCAGGATCTTCGACGACGAGTTCTACTGGAACGCCGCGAAGAACACCTTCACCATCGGGATCATCTCGACCGTCCCGCAGTTGATGATGGCGCTGGGCATCGCGCACCTCCTCAACTACAAGCTGCGCGCCTCGAACTTCTTCCGGGTCGTGATGCTCGCGCCGTACGCCACGTCGATCGCCGCGGCGACCCTCGTCTTCGTGCTGCTCTTCGGCCGTGACTACGGCATGATCAACTGGTTCCTGGGTCTGTTCGGTGTCGACAACATCGACTGGCAGAACGACAAGTGGTACGCGCAGATCGCCGTCTCGTCCATCGTCATCTGGCGCTGGACCGGCTACAACGCGCTGATCTACCTGGCCGCGATGCAGGCGATCCCGCAGGACCTGTACGAGTCGGCGGCCCTCGACGGCGCCAGCCGCTGGAAGCAGTTCCTCCATGTGACGCTGCCGTCGCTGCGCCCGACGATCCTGTTCACCGTCGTCGTGTCGACGATCGGCGCCTCGCAGCTCTTCGCCGAGCCGCTGATGTTCGACGCCAACAAGGGTGCCTCCGGTGGCCCCCAGCACCAGTTCCAGACGCTCGGCCTGTACATGTACGAGCAGGGCTGGGTGAACCAGCACCTGGGCCGGGCCTCCGCCATCGCCTGGACGATGTTCCTGATCCTCATCGTGGTCGGAATCATCAACTACGTCATCTCGCGCCGGCTGCGCGCCAGTAGTTAG
- a CDS encoding ABC transporter substrate-binding protein has product MRARTLPHSRLRSGGGTRIARRARRTVAIAAVAALGAGLLAGCADDGKDEDGSSSDGGGSGKTKITLGLFGSFGFEEAGLYAEYEKLNPKIDIQQTVVERNENYYPALVNHLTTSSGLQDIQGVEVGNIAEVVDKYADKFVDLSKYGKESDYLPWKWEQGTAKGGSTIGLGTDVGPMAICYRKDLFEAAGLPTDREEVGKLWTGDWAKLVAVGKDYKAKAPKGTTFMDSPGGLFNAIVGSEKERFYDASGKVIYKTNPAVKDAFDLTADAAEAGLIGNQTQFQPAWDTTIANSKFAAMACPPWMLGYIEGKSKPENAGKWDVAAPPKAANWGGSFLSVPKSGKNVEEAAKLAAWLTAPEQQAKLFSKRGSFPTAQAAYDLPLVKDAKNKMTGDAPIGQIYAPLAAELPVQVVGPKDQIIQQGLTDNGVILVTQGKSPEEAWTNATKTIDNNLEN; this is encoded by the coding sequence ATGCGAGCACGTACCCTCCCGCACTCCCGGCTCCGGTCGGGAGGGGGCACCCGTATCGCCCGCAGGGCGCGCAGGACGGTGGCCATCGCGGCCGTCGCCGCGCTGGGCGCCGGGCTGCTGGCCGGTTGTGCCGACGACGGCAAGGACGAGGACGGTTCGTCGTCGGACGGCGGCGGCAGTGGCAAGACCAAGATCACACTGGGACTCTTCGGCAGCTTCGGCTTCGAGGAGGCCGGGCTCTACGCCGAGTACGAGAAGCTCAACCCGAAGATCGACATCCAGCAGACGGTCGTCGAGCGGAACGAGAACTACTACCCGGCGCTGGTCAACCACCTGACGACCAGCAGTGGCCTCCAGGACATCCAGGGCGTCGAGGTCGGCAACATCGCCGAGGTCGTCGACAAGTACGCCGACAAGTTCGTCGACCTGTCGAAGTACGGCAAGGAGAGCGACTACCTGCCCTGGAAGTGGGAGCAGGGAACCGCGAAGGGCGGCTCGACGATCGGGCTCGGCACCGACGTCGGTCCGATGGCCATCTGCTACCGCAAGGACCTGTTCGAGGCGGCCGGTCTGCCCACCGACCGCGAGGAGGTCGGCAAGCTGTGGACGGGCGACTGGGCGAAGCTCGTCGCGGTCGGCAAGGACTACAAGGCGAAGGCCCCCAAGGGCACCACCTTCATGGACTCCCCCGGCGGCCTGTTCAACGCCATCGTCGGCAGTGAGAAGGAGCGGTTCTACGACGCCTCCGGCAAGGTCATCTACAAGACCAACCCGGCCGTCAAAGACGCGTTCGACCTGACGGCCGATGCCGCCGAGGCCGGCCTGATCGGCAACCAGACGCAGTTCCAGCCGGCCTGGGACACCACGATCGCCAACAGCAAGTTCGCCGCGATGGCCTGCCCGCCGTGGATGCTCGGCTACATCGAGGGCAAGTCGAAGCCGGAGAACGCCGGCAAGTGGGACGTGGCCGCACCGCCGAAGGCGGCCAACTGGGGCGGCTCCTTCCTCAGCGTGCCGAAGTCGGGCAAGAACGTCGAGGAGGCCGCGAAGCTGGCCGCCTGGCTGACCGCGCCCGAGCAGCAGGCGAAGCTCTTCTCCAAGCGCGGCAGCTTCCCGACCGCGCAGGCCGCGTACGACCTGCCGCTGGTGAAGGACGCGAAGAACAAGATGACCGGTGACGCCCCGATCGGCCAGATCTACGCGCCGCTGGCCGCGGAGCTCCCGGTTCAGGTGGTCGGCCCGAAGGACCAGATCATCCAGCAGGGCTTGACCGACAACGGCGTCATCCTGGTGACGCAGGGCAAGTCTCCCGAGGAGGCTTGGACCAACGCCACCAAGACCATCGACAACAACCTGGAGAATTGA
- a CDS encoding LacI family DNA-binding transcriptional regulator — translation MAGHGARGRSGGRPTLEEVAARAGVGRGTVSRVINGSPRVSDATRAAVEAAVAELGYVPNTAARALAANRTDAIAMVVPEPETRFFAEPYFSDILKGVGAQLSDTEMQLLLIFAGSDRERRRLAQYLAAHRVDGVLLVSVHADDPLPDLLSQLEIPAVISGPRSEHETLPSVDSDNYGGGRSAVEHLIERGRARIATITGRLDVYGAQRRIDGYREALEDAGREVDERLIVPGDFTEEGGRRAMTELLSRCPDVDAVFAESDVMAAGARQVLREAGRRIPDDVALVGYDDSAIARHMDPPLTSVRQPIEEMGRAMIDLLLDEIADRRPAVSRGLERRQVVLPTELVARDSS, via the coding sequence GTGGCAGGCCACGGAGCACGGGGCCGGAGCGGTGGCCGGCCGACGTTGGAAGAGGTCGCCGCACGGGCCGGTGTGGGCCGGGGGACGGTGTCCCGGGTGATCAACGGCTCGCCCCGGGTCAGCGACGCGACCCGCGCGGCGGTCGAGGCGGCTGTCGCGGAGCTCGGTTACGTCCCGAACACGGCGGCCCGCGCCCTCGCGGCGAACCGCACCGATGCGATCGCGATGGTCGTCCCCGAGCCGGAGACCCGGTTCTTCGCGGAGCCCTACTTCTCCGACATCCTCAAGGGCGTCGGCGCCCAGCTGTCCGACACGGAGATGCAGCTCCTGCTGATTTTCGCGGGCAGCGACCGGGAGCGCCGCCGCCTGGCCCAGTACCTGGCGGCGCACCGCGTGGACGGCGTACTCCTGGTCTCCGTCCACGCGGACGACCCGCTCCCGGATTTGCTGTCACAACTGGAAATCCCGGCGGTCATCAGCGGCCCCCGCTCGGAACACGAGACGCTCCCCTCCGTCGACTCCGACAACTACGGCGGCGGCCGCTCGGCGGTGGAACACCTGATCGAGCGGGGCCGCGCCCGCATAGCCACGATCACCGGCCGCCTCGACGTCTACGGCGCCCAGCGCCGCATCGACGGCTACCGCGAGGCCCTGGAGGACGCCGGCCGCGAGGTCGACGAGCGCCTGATCGTCCCCGGCGACTTCACGGAGGAGGGCGGCCGCAGGGCGATGACGGAACTGTTGTCCCGCTGCCCGGACGTGGACGCGGTCTTCGCCGAGTCCGACGTCATGGCGGCGGGCGCCCGCCAGGTCCTCCGCGAGGCAGGCCGCCGCATACCCGACGACGTGGCCCTCGTCGGCTACGACGACTCGGCCATCGCCCGCCACATGGACCCGCCGTTGACGAGCGTCCGCCAGCCCATAGAGGAAATGGGCCGCGCGATGATCGACCTCCTCCTCGACGAGATCGCGGACCGCCGCCCGGCGGTGTCACGGGGGCTGGAGCGGCGCCAGGTGGTGCTGCCCACGGAGCTGGTGGCGCGGGATTCTTCCTGA